A stretch of Peteryoungia algae DNA encodes these proteins:
- a CDS encoding thermonuclease family protein, which translates to MDGDTIVIDGTHIRIAGIDAPELDHPWGKKSKWTLVQMCKGQVVTARLRPDLSYDRVVAECFLPDGRDIAAELVRAGMALDWPKFSGGRYRHLEAPDARKRLWRADARQRGKLPPKSEIKG; encoded by the coding sequence GTGGATGGCGATACCATCGTGATAGACGGCACGCACATTCGCATCGCAGGCATAGACGCGCCAGAACTGGATCATCCTTGGGGTAAAAAGTCGAAGTGGACTCTGGTCCAGATGTGCAAGGGCCAAGTTGTTACTGCTAGACTGCGCCCGGATCTTTCATATGATCGTGTGGTTGCGGAGTGCTTCTTGCCGGACGGTCGCGATATTGCTGCCGAACTTGTGCGTGCTGGGATGGCCCTTGACTGGCCAAAGTTTTCTGGAGGCAGGTATCGTCATCTGGAGGCGCCGGATGCCAGAAAGAGATTGTGGCGTGCCGATGCTCGGCAACGGGGCAAGCTCCCTCCAAAATCTGAGATCAAAGGCTAA
- the miaB gene encoding tRNA (N6-isopentenyl adenosine(37)-C2)-methylthiotransferase MiaB → MTQETASLTETPLPGANTRKVFIKTYGCQMNVYDSGRMADALAADGYAPTEVMEEADLVLLNTCHIREKAAEKVYSALGRLREHKKVRAAEGKEFMIGVAGCVAQAEGEEISRREPAVDVVLGPQTYHRLPQALRKARAGERVVDTEYALEDKFEHLPDPTKIIGKPRSVTAFLTVQEGCDKFCTFCVVPYTRGSEVSRPLSQLLTEARRLVDSGVRELTLLGQNVNAWHGENEQGTTIGLGDLLYRLAEIPGLARLRYTTSHPRDMDDRLIEAHRDLRMLMPYLHLPVQSGSDRILKAMNRRHKASEYIALIERIRSVRPDIALSGDFIVGFPGETEADFEDTMTLVREVNYAQAYSFKYSTRPGTPGADLPDHVAEDVKTERLARLQALLLDQQQSFMQSMIGKTIDLLLEKPGRMPGQLIGRSPWLHSVNVDAKSSQIGDIIQVRITAAGPNSLFAEVAEG, encoded by the coding sequence ATGACCCAGGAAACCGCGAGCCTCACCGAAACCCCGCTGCCGGGCGCCAATACGCGCAAGGTCTTCATCAAGACCTATGGCTGCCAGATGAACGTCTATGACAGCGGTCGCATGGCCGATGCCCTGGCGGCGGATGGCTATGCGCCGACCGAGGTGATGGAAGAGGCTGACCTCGTTCTGCTCAACACCTGCCATATCCGGGAAAAGGCCGCCGAGAAGGTCTATTCGGCGCTCGGACGCCTGCGCGAGCACAAGAAGGTGCGTGCGGCCGAAGGCAAGGAATTCATGATCGGCGTCGCCGGTTGCGTCGCCCAGGCTGAAGGCGAGGAAATCTCCCGCCGTGAGCCCGCTGTTGATGTCGTGCTCGGCCCCCAGACCTATCACCGTCTGCCGCAGGCGCTCCGCAAGGCCCGCGCCGGCGAGCGCGTGGTCGATACCGAATATGCGCTGGAAGACAAGTTCGAGCACCTGCCCGATCCGACCAAGATCATCGGCAAACCGCGCTCGGTCACCGCCTTCCTCACGGTCCAGGAAGGCTGCGACAAGTTCTGCACCTTCTGCGTGGTGCCTTATACCCGTGGGTCCGAAGTCTCCCGTCCGCTCTCCCAGCTTCTGACGGAAGCCCGTCGTCTCGTGGATTCGGGCGTGCGCGAACTGACGCTGCTCGGCCAGAACGTCAACGCCTGGCATGGCGAGAACGAGCAGGGCACGACGATCGGTCTCGGCGACCTGCTCTACAGGCTTGCGGAAATCCCGGGCCTTGCCCGTCTGCGCTACACCACCAGCCACCCGCGCGACATGGATGACCGCCTCATTGAAGCGCATCGCGATCTCAGGATGTTGATGCCGTATCTGCATCTGCCGGTGCAGTCTGGCTCCGACCGGATCCTGAAAGCGATGAACCGTCGCCACAAGGCCTCGGAATACATCGCCCTTATCGAGCGCATCCGTTCCGTCCGTCCGGATATCGCGCTGTCGGGTGATTTCATCGTCGGCTTTCCCGGCGAGACCGAGGCCGATTTCGAGGACACGATGACCCTTGTGCGCGAAGTGAACTACGCACAGGCTTATTCGTTCAAATATTCCACCCGTCCGGGCACGCCCGGCGCCGATCTGCCCGATCACGTGGCCGAGGATGTGAAGACAGAACGCCTGGCACGGCTCCAGGCGCTGCTGCTCGACCAGCAGCAATCCTTCATGCAATCGATGATTGGCAAAACCATCGATCTGCTACTGGAGAAGCCGGGCCGCATGCCGGGCCAGCTCATCGGTCGTTCGCCCTGGCTGCACTCTGTGAATGTTGATGCAAAGTCATCGCAAATCGGTGACATTATACAGGTACGAATCACCGCAGCCGGCCCAAACAGCTTGTTTGCCGAGGTGGCAGAGGGTTAG
- a CDS encoding PhoH family protein, with translation MNATEVVSSPSRNVRNPATDANHFILTFENNRLASELFGQFDQHLKLLEQRLQIEARARGNSVAITGELQATNQARRALDFLYARLQSGVSVEASDVEGAIRMAVAADDQLSLPTMERKAKLSMAQISTRKKTIAARTPTQDAYMRALERSEMVFGVGPAGTGKTYLAVAHAAQLLERGVVDRIVLTRPAVEAGERLGFLPGDMKEKVDPYLRPLYDALYDMIPGDKVERAITAGVIEIAPLAFMRGRTLANAAIILDEAQNTTSMQMKMFLTRLGENGRMIITGDPSQVDLPRGVTSGLVEALQVLKGVEGVSVVRFKDTDVVRHPLVGRIVQAYDAKYKVQDESEQSEH, from the coding sequence TTGAACGCAACAGAAGTGGTTTCTTCACCCTCGCGCAATGTCCGCAACCCTGCGACCGACGCCAATCACTTCATCTTGACGTTCGAGAACAACAGGCTTGCCAGCGAGCTCTTCGGCCAGTTCGACCAGCATCTGAAACTGCTTGAGCAGCGCCTGCAGATCGAGGCCCGCGCCCGCGGCAATTCGGTCGCCATAACAGGCGAACTCCAGGCAACCAATCAGGCCCGTCGCGCGCTCGATTTCCTCTATGCCCGCCTGCAGAGCGGCGTCTCGGTCGAAGCTTCGGATGTCGAAGGCGCGATCCGCATGGCAGTCGCTGCAGACGACCAGTTGTCCCTCCCGACAATGGAGCGCAAGGCCAAGCTCTCCATGGCGCAGATTTCCACCCGCAAGAAGACGATTGCGGCCCGCACGCCGACCCAGGACGCATACATGCGCGCGCTGGAACGATCTGAAATGGTATTCGGCGTCGGCCCCGCCGGTACCGGCAAAACCTATCTCGCCGTCGCGCATGCTGCCCAGCTTCTGGAACGCGGCGTGGTCGATCGCATCGTGCTCACCCGCCCAGCCGTTGAAGCCGGAGAGCGCCTCGGCTTCTTGCCGGGTGACATGAAGGAGAAGGTCGATCCCTATCTCCGGCCGCTTTACGATGCGCTCTACGACATGATCCCCGGTGACAAGGTCGAGCGTGCCATCACCGCCGGCGTCATCGAAATCGCGCCGCTCGCCTTCATGCGTGGCCGCACGCTCGCCAATGCCGCCATCATCCTCGACGAGGCGCAAAACACCACCTCGATGCAGATGAAGATGTTCCTCACCCGTCTCGGTGAGAATGGCCGCATGATCATCACCGGCGACCCGAGCCAGGTCGACCTGCCGCGCGGCGTCACATCCGGCCTCGTCGAGGCCTTGCAGGTGCTGAAGGGTGTGGAAGGTGTCTCGGTCGTCCGCTTCAAGGATACCGATGTGGTCCGCCATCCGCTTGTCGGCCGCATCGTGCAGGCCTATGACGCGAAGTACAAGGTACAGGACGAGAGCGAGCAGAGCGAGCACTAA
- the ybeY gene encoding rRNA maturation RNase YbeY: MSQLDIQIAVEADGWADEIALEALATRVLGAAETHLASSEGQAFPKQPTEVSLVFADDEMIREINAEWRDKDKPTNVLSFPAYPLTPGKIPGPMLGDIIIARETVEREAIDLEKSFEDHLTHLMVHGFLHLFGYDHIEIDDAERMEALETRILAKLGLSDPYAGQDPI, translated from the coding sequence ATGAGCCAGTTGGACATACAGATAGCCGTCGAGGCAGACGGTTGGGCAGACGAGATCGCGCTGGAGGCTTTGGCCACGCGCGTTCTCGGCGCGGCCGAAACGCATCTCGCTTCAAGCGAAGGCCAGGCCTTCCCGAAGCAGCCGACGGAGGTCTCCCTCGTCTTCGCAGATGACGAAATGATCCGTGAGATCAATGCCGAATGGCGCGACAAGGACAAGCCGACCAACGTCCTGTCCTTTCCCGCCTATCCGCTGACCCCCGGCAAAATACCAGGGCCGATGCTCGGCGACATCATCATTGCGCGCGAGACGGTGGAACGTGAAGCGATTGATCTGGAGAAAAGTTTCGAGGATCATCTGACCCATCTGATGGTTCATGGATTCCTGCATCTCTTCGGCTATGACCACATCGAAATTGACGATGCCGAGAGAATGGAAGCGCTGGAGACTCGCATTCTGGCGAAACTTGGCCTATCTGACCCCTATGCGGGACAAGACCCGATCTGA
- the lnt gene encoding apolipoprotein N-acyltransferase: MQALAARILLLWGVRRAGLAVLAGAIGALALPPFDIFASMFVSFTLLVWLLDGATGDAETGRAGLSSSFWTGWFFGFGYFVSGLWWLGNALLLEADEFAWAIPLAVLGLPAVLAIFYGLATMLARQVWSDGMGRIAALAAAFGLVEWLRSFIATGFPWNAIGYAAMPVPLMMQSSHLLGILAITPLAVYVFSAPALLGTRRGAWPGLLLAALLLSAHFGYGCYRLYVAPPTEADKTLTVRLVQPAIDQSQKMENTDRIGVFEKHLSLSAAAPEDGKPRPDVIIWPETSVPFILTENPDALVRIGDVLQEGQVLLTGAVRAEERGAGQPPLYYNSVYMIDDKGQILGASDKIHLTPFGEYVPFEDILRRFGIEELISLPGGFTAAASRAPLKLPSGIGFYPLICYEAIFPAEIAPDLAGANAILNVTNDAWFGSTPGPYQHFLQARLRAVETGLPLIRVANNGISAVVDPYGRVIDGLALNASGAVDATLDVSSGPKRNIQSHPLNFWLVIAAMAVIALFSSLGFIRRTN, encoded by the coding sequence ATGCAGGCTTTGGCAGCGAGGATCTTGCTGCTGTGGGGCGTGAGACGAGCAGGTCTCGCAGTTCTCGCAGGAGCGATCGGGGCGCTTGCCCTTCCGCCATTCGACATCTTCGCCTCGATGTTCGTCTCGTTCACACTGCTCGTCTGGCTGCTGGACGGGGCAACGGGCGATGCCGAAACGGGCAGGGCAGGGCTCTCCTCATCCTTCTGGACGGGTTGGTTCTTCGGTTTCGGCTATTTCGTCAGCGGTCTCTGGTGGCTCGGCAATGCTCTGCTGCTCGAGGCGGATGAATTTGCCTGGGCAATCCCGCTCGCCGTGCTCGGGCTCCCCGCCGTGCTCGCGATCTTTTACGGGCTGGCCACCATGCTGGCGCGGCAGGTCTGGTCCGATGGCATGGGGCGCATAGCTGCCCTTGCGGCGGCCTTTGGCCTCGTCGAATGGCTGCGCAGTTTCATCGCGACCGGATTTCCCTGGAATGCAATCGGCTATGCCGCAATGCCCGTGCCGCTGATGATGCAGTCAAGTCATCTGCTCGGCATCCTCGCGATCACACCCCTCGCCGTCTATGTCTTTTCCGCACCCGCGCTTCTCGGCACGCGCCGCGGTGCCTGGCCAGGCCTGCTGCTTGCCGCTTTGCTGCTCTCCGCCCATTTCGGCTACGGTTGCTATCGTCTCTACGTCGCTCCGCCGACGGAAGCGGACAAGACGCTGACGGTCCGCCTCGTGCAGCCGGCGATCGATCAGTCGCAGAAAATGGAGAATACTGATCGCATCGGGGTTTTTGAAAAACACCTGAGCCTGAGCGCCGCAGCGCCGGAAGACGGTAAACCACGACCCGACGTGATTATCTGGCCTGAAACCTCCGTCCCCTTCATCCTCACCGAAAACCCCGATGCCCTCGTCCGTATCGGCGATGTGCTCCAGGAAGGTCAGGTTCTGTTGACCGGCGCCGTTCGGGCGGAGGAGCGGGGCGCTGGCCAGCCGCCGCTTTACTACAATTCGGTCTACATGATCGATGACAAGGGGCAGATCCTCGGCGCAAGCGACAAGATACATCTGACGCCCTTTGGTGAGTACGTCCCCTTCGAGGACATTCTGCGCCGCTTCGGTATTGAGGAACTGATCAGCCTGCCCGGTGGCTTCACCGCTGCGGCCAGCCGGGCGCCGCTGAAATTGCCATCCGGCATCGGGTTCTATCCACTGATCTGCTACGAGGCGATCTTCCCCGCAGAAATCGCGCCTGACCTTGCCGGCGCAAATGCAATCCTGAACGTGACGAACGACGCCTGGTTCGGTTCGACTCCAGGTCCCTATCAGCATTTTCTTCAGGCAAGGCTGCGCGCCGTCGAGACGGGCCTGCCGCTGATCCGGGTGGCAAACAACGGCATTTCGGCAGTCGTGGACCCTTATGGACGTGTGATCGATGGTCTGGCGCTGAACGCGTCGGGGGCTGTGGATGCAACCCTTGATGTCAGCTCCGGTCCGAAACGTAACATTCAATCCCACCCGCTAAACTTCTGGTTGGTGATTGCCGCAATGGCCGTGATTGCCCTGTTTTCTAGTCTGGGTTTTATTAGGCGGACGAATTGA
- a CDS encoding helix-turn-helix domain-containing protein, whose product MIENKKKPNPIDIHVGSRIRLRRTMLGMSQEKLGESLGITFQQIQKYEKGTNRVGASRLQNISNILTVPVSFFFEDAPGDQPSNATGMAEASSSNYVVDFLSSSEGLQLNRAFVKIGDAKVRRKIVDLVKALAAEADSE is encoded by the coding sequence ATGATCGAGAACAAGAAGAAGCCGAACCCGATTGACATCCATGTCGGGAGCCGGATCAGGCTCCGTCGCACGATGCTTGGCATGAGCCAGGAAAAGCTGGGCGAAAGCCTCGGGATTACCTTCCAGCAGATCCAGAAATACGAAAAGGGCACCAACCGGGTCGGCGCCAGCCGCCTTCAGAACATCTCCAACATTCTGACGGTTCCGGTTTCCTTCTTTTTCGAGGATGCCCCGGGCGACCAGCCTTCCAATGCGACCGGGATGGCAGAAGCATCGAGCTCCAATTACGTCGTCGACTTCCTGTCTTCCTCGGAAGGTCTCCAGCTGAACCGTGCCTTCGTCAAGATTGGCGACGCCAAGGTGCGCCGCAAGATCGTCGATCTCGTCAAGGCATTGGCGGCAGAGGCGGACAGCGAGTAA
- the metK gene encoding methionine adenosyltransferase, which translates to MRANYLFTSESVSEGHPDKVCDRISDEIVDLVYREAAKTGVDPWTVRIACETLATTNRVVIAGEVRLPPSLMKTDKNGNEVINPAKFKSAARKAIRDIGYEQDGFHWKTAKIDVLLHSQSAHIAQGVDKAADSSNSEGAGDQGIMFGYACKETPDLMPAPIYYSHKILQTLSAARKKGEGDVGKLGPDAKSQVTVRYVDGKPAEATSIVLSTQHLDENWDSKKVRQVVEPFIREALGELKIADDCAWYINPTGKFVIGGPDGDAGLTGRKIIVDTYGGAAPHGGGAFSGKDTTKVDRSAAYAARYLAKNVVAAGLADRCTIQISYAIGIAQPLSIYVDLHETGKVTEDEVEAGIRKVMDLSPSGIRRHLDLNKPIYAKTSAYGHFGRKAGRDGSFSWEKLDLVKPLKDAIKA; encoded by the coding sequence ATGCGCGCAAACTACCTTTTCACCAGCGAATCCGTTTCCGAAGGTCACCCGGACAAGGTTTGTGACCGAATTTCTGATGAAATCGTCGACCTGGTATACCGGGAAGCGGCCAAGACCGGTGTTGATCCCTGGACTGTGCGCATTGCCTGCGAAACCCTTGCCACCACCAACCGCGTCGTCATTGCCGGCGAAGTCCGCCTTCCGCCGAGCCTGATGAAGACCGACAAGAACGGCAACGAGGTCATCAATCCGGCCAAGTTCAAGTCCGCCGCCCGCAAGGCGATCCGTGACATCGGCTACGAGCAGGACGGCTTCCACTGGAAGACGGCCAAGATCGATGTTCTCCTGCACTCGCAGTCCGCTCATATCGCCCAGGGTGTCGACAAGGCTGCTGATAGCTCCAACAGCGAAGGCGCCGGCGACCAGGGCATCATGTTCGGTTACGCCTGCAAGGAAACGCCGGACCTGATGCCGGCCCCCATCTACTATTCGCACAAGATTCTGCAGACGCTCTCCGCCGCCCGCAAGAAGGGCGAAGGCGACGTTGGCAAACTCGGCCCCGATGCCAAGAGCCAGGTCACCGTCCGCTACGTCGATGGCAAGCCGGCCGAAGCAACTTCCATCGTACTCTCCACCCAGCATCTCGACGAGAACTGGGATTCCAAAAAGGTTCGCCAGGTCGTCGAACCCTTCATTCGCGAAGCTCTGGGCGAACTCAAGATCGCTGACGATTGCGCCTGGTATATCAACCCGACCGGCAAGTTCGTCATCGGCGGTCCCGATGGTGACGCAGGCCTGACCGGCCGCAAGATCATCGTCGACACCTATGGCGGTGCTGCCCCCCATGGTGGCGGCGCTTTCTCCGGCAAGGACACGACCAAGGTCGACCGTTCGGCAGCTTACGCCGCCCGCTATCTCGCCAAGAACGTCGTTGCCGCTGGTCTCGCCGACCGCTGCACGATCCAGATTTCCTATGCCATCGGCATTGCCCAGCCGCTGTCGATCTATGTCGACCTGCATGAAACCGGCAAGGTCACCGAGGACGAGGTGGAAGCCGGCATCCGCAAGGTGATGGACTTGTCCCCGTCGGGCATTCGCCGCCATCTTGACCTCAACAAGCCCATCTATGCTAAGACGTCGGCCTACGGCCATTTCGGCCGCAAGGCTGGCCGCGACGGTTCCTTCTCCTGGGAGAAGCTGGACCTGGTCAAGCCGCTCAAGGATGCGATCAAGGCTTGA
- the trmB gene encoding tRNA (guanosine(46)-N7)-methyltransferase TrmB, producing MTEQERRTRSTEAFFGRRKGKPLRDQQVGRMETILPELKVDLASPVPADLKSLFPLPVDKIRLEIGFGGGEHLVHRARTNPTTGFIGVEPFINSMAKLLAVVEAEGLQNIRVYDDDATQLLDWLPEGQIDQIDLLYADPWPKKRHWKRRFVSQVNLERFHKVLKPQGTFCFASDIDTYVNWTLQHCRDHGGFEWTARNASDWLTPYDGWPGTRYEAKARREGRSSAYLTFHKR from the coding sequence ATGACGGAACAGGAACGCAGGACGAGGTCGACCGAAGCCTTCTTCGGTCGACGCAAGGGAAAGCCATTGCGCGACCAGCAGGTCGGGCGGATGGAAACCATCCTGCCGGAGCTAAAGGTCGACCTGGCATCTCCGGTGCCAGCCGACCTCAAATCGCTGTTTCCCCTGCCTGTCGACAAGATCCGTCTCGAAATCGGTTTTGGGGGCGGCGAGCATCTCGTTCACCGCGCCCGCACCAATCCGACCACCGGCTTCATCGGCGTCGAACCTTTCATCAATTCCATGGCAAAGCTGCTGGCGGTCGTCGAGGCCGAGGGACTGCAAAACATCCGCGTCTATGATGACGATGCCACGCAGCTGCTCGATTGGTTGCCGGAAGGCCAGATCGACCAGATCGATCTTCTCTATGCCGATCCCTGGCCGAAGAAGCGCCACTGGAAGCGCCGTTTCGTCTCGCAGGTGAACCTTGAGCGCTTCCATAAGGTGCTGAAACCGCAAGGCACCTTCTGCTTCGCCTCCGACATCGACACTTATGTCAACTGGACGCTGCAGCACTGCCGCGATCACGGTGGGTTCGAATGGACGGCCCGCAATGCCAGCGACTGGCTGACGCCTTATGACGGCTGGCCGGGAACGCGCTACGAAGCCAAGGCTCGCCGTGAGGGCCGATCCTCGGCCTATCTCACCTTCCACAAGCGCTGA
- a CDS encoding DUF1150 family protein, with protein MLLKEASSHLTKSEFAHLGAGEVGYIRKMKSAEVSRCFPEAPEIDPTLDLWALFAADGTPILLTDNRSSTFFKAAEDDLKTVSLH; from the coding sequence ATGTTACTGAAAGAAGCCTCGTCCCACCTGACCAAGTCTGAGTTCGCCCATCTGGGCGCCGGCGAAGTGGGCTATATCCGGAAGATGAAGTCGGCCGAAGTTTCCCGCTGCTTCCCGGAAGCTCCGGAAATTGATCCTACACTGGACCTTTGGGCTTTGTTCGCCGCCGATGGCACACCCATTCTCCTCACGGATAATCGCTCCAGCACCTTCTTCAAGGCCGCCGAAGACGATCTGAAAACCGTATCGCTGCACTGA
- a CDS encoding Hsp20 family protein, with translation MTRTRLPTEAFLITFDTADGGALRRPRGSDGYPPYDIERLAPRMGVERLRVTLAVAGFDENELDVSIEANQLIICGKQVDREEVDYLFRGIASRQFQRVFAIEDGMEVTGASLRNGLLSVDIERHDPVHLVRKINISTAE, from the coding sequence ATGACGCGCACCAGACTGCCGACGGAAGCCTTCCTCATCACCTTCGACACGGCCGATGGCGGCGCATTGCGGCGGCCTCGGGGTAGTGACGGCTACCCGCCCTACGACATCGAACGCCTCGCCCCGCGGATGGGGGTGGAGCGGCTGCGCGTGACACTCGCCGTGGCGGGGTTCGACGAAAACGAACTCGACGTCAGCATCGAGGCGAACCAGTTGATCATCTGCGGCAAGCAGGTGGACCGCGAGGAGGTAGACTATCTGTTTCGAGGCATCGCCTCCCGGCAATTCCAGCGCGTCTTTGCGATCGAGGATGGGATGGAAGTAACCGGGGCATCGCTCAGGAACGGGCTTTTGTCGGTCGACATTGAAAGGCACGATCCTGTGCATCTGGTAAGGAAAATTAACATCTCCACCGCAGAATGA
- a CDS encoding nucleoside hydrolase: protein MTEPRKIIIDTDPGQDDAAALMLAFASPDEIELLGITTVAGNVPLRMTSRNARIVCELCGETGRRVFEGADRPMVRPLVTAEHVHGKTGLDGAVLPEPTMTVETQHAVDFIIDTLRNEPAGSVTLCTLGPLTNMGLALEKAPDIAPRVKELVMMGGGFFEGGNITPAAEFNIYVDPHAAAAVFASGIPLVVMPLDVTHQLMTTKARVAKIAAIGNRPAKIMAQWLEFFERFDEAKYGSDGGPLHDPTVVAYLLKPELFSGRHCNVEIEVQSELTVGMTVVDWWGVSGRTPNATVMRNVDADGFFDLLVERFSRLQ from the coding sequence ATGACCGAACCCCGCAAGATCATCATCGACACCGACCCCGGTCAGGACGATGCCGCTGCCCTCATGCTTGCCTTCGCCAGCCCGGATGAAATCGAACTCCTCGGCATCACGACAGTCGCTGGCAATGTTCCCCTGCGGATGACCAGCCGCAATGCCCGCATCGTCTGCGAACTCTGCGGCGAGACAGGCCGGCGCGTCTTCGAAGGCGCGGATCGCCCCATGGTGCGCCCGCTCGTCACCGCAGAACACGTACACGGCAAGACCGGCCTTGACGGCGCCGTCCTTCCGGAACCCACCATGACCGTGGAGACCCAGCACGCCGTCGATTTCATCATCGATACGCTGCGCAACGAACCGGCCGGCTCCGTCACGCTCTGCACACTCGGCCCGCTGACCAACATGGGTCTTGCGCTTGAAAAGGCGCCCGATATCGCGCCCCGCGTCAAGGAACTGGTGATGATGGGCGGCGGCTTCTTCGAGGGCGGCAACATCACGCCGGCTGCCGAATTCAACATCTATGTTGATCCCCATGCTGCCGCTGCCGTCTTCGCTTCGGGCATTCCCCTCGTCGTGATGCCGCTTGATGTTACGCACCAGTTGATGACCACCAAGGCCCGCGTCGCGAAGATCGCCGCCATCGGCAACAGGCCGGCGAAAATAATGGCCCAGTGGCTGGAATTCTTCGAGCGTTTCGATGAGGCGAAATACGGTTCCGATGGCGGTCCGCTGCATGATCCGACCGTCGTCGCATACCTCCTGAAGCCGGAGTTGTTCAGCGGACGTCATTGCAACGTCGAGATTGAGGTACAGTCGGAACTGACGGTTGGCATGACTGTCGTCGATTGGTGGGGCGTCTCCGGCCGCACGCCGAACGCAACCGTCATGCGCAATGTCGATGCCGACGGTTTCTTCGACCTCCTGGTCGAGCGGTTTTCGCGCCTCCAATAA